GCAAGCGGTCATTCGCCGCGCGCAAAGCCTGTTCCTGTACAAGGACTGTCTGCGCCAAAAGATAAGGCGCATAAGGCTGGGCGCGGACAGCGTCATCGATGAGAGCTTCGGCTTCGCGGTCGCGTGGATTGGCGGCAGCGCCGCGCACGCGGTCAAACAGGCCGATCAGCAACTGCCGTTCTTCGGGTGACATGGGATTCTCCCGGTTAAAGAGGCGGAGAGATTCCGCCGCGAAAAAATATGGGGAGCGATCTGGGCGGCTCCAAGGCCCGCCAGGGTGATGATTACTTGTCGGCGGGGCCAAGCCCCCCTAAGACATCTGCCAAATCAAGGCTTCATGACATGACCGAACAAAAAAAGATAAATCCGCGCGCCAGCGCAAAACTGCCGCGCGGCCTCGCCGATCGCGGTCCGGCCGAGCTCGCCGCGACCCAGAAGATGCTGAATGTGATCAAGGCCTCCTACGAGCTTTATGGCTTCGAGGCGGTCGAGACGCCGTTTATCGAATATACCGAAGCGCTCGGTAAATTCCTGCCGGATCAGGACCGGCCGAACGAAGGCGTGTTTTCGTTCAAGGACGATGACGAGCAATGGCTGTCGCTGCGCTATGACCTGACCGCGCCGCTCGCGCGTTATGTGGCCGAAAATTTCGATAAATTGCCGAAGCCTTACCGCAGCTATCGCGCCGGCTATGTGTTTCGAAACGAGAAGCCGGGGCCGGGCCGTTTCCGGCAATTCATGCAATTCGATGCCGATACGGTTGGCGCCGGCTCCGTCGCGGCGGACGCCGAGATCTGCATGATGGCGGCGGATACGCTGGAGAAGCTTGGCATTAAGCGTGGCGATTACGTCATCAAGGTCAACAACCGCAAAGTGCTCGATGGCGTGCTGGAATCGATCGGGCTTGGCGGCGAGGAGAATGCCGGACGCAGGCTCACCGTGCTGCGCGCCATCGACAAGTTCGACAAGTTCGGCGTCGAGGGCGTCAGGCTCCTGCTTGGCACCGGCCGAAAGGACGAGAGCGGCGATTTCACCAAGGGCGCCGGGCTCAATGGTGAGCAGATCGAAGGCGTGTTGACGATGATGGAATCGCCATCGGAAGTCGAAAGCATCGCCGCGGATAAAATTCCGGAAGGCGAGATCAAAGACTATATCGTCTTCAATCGCTGGAAGGACGGCGCGGTTTTTTATGCGAAGCCGGATCACAGGCGCACGCTGAAGACGTTGCGCGAGAAATTCGGCGACAACGCCATCTGTGCCCAAGGTATCGACGAACTCGAAGCCATCATCGATCTCACCAAGGCGAGCGGCTTTGGCGAAGGCCAGATTATGGTCGACCCTTCCGTCGTGCGCGGGCTCGAATATTACACGGGTCCCGTCTTCGAGGCGGAACTCACGTTCGAAGTGCAAGGCGAGGACGGCAAGCCGATCCGTTTCGGTTCGGTCGGCGGCGGTGGCCGCTACGACGGGCTCGTCGGACGCTTTCGCGGCGAGAATGTGCCGGCGACGGGATTTTCCATCGGCGTGTCGCGACTCTTCGCGGCACTTCGGGCGATCAATTCGCCCATTGTCACGAGCGAGGCTGCGACGGGGCCGGTGATTGTGCTGGTGCTCGATCAGCCCGAGATCGCGCGCTACCAGGGTTTCGTCTCGAAACTCCGCGCGGCAGGCATAAGGTCCGAACTTTATCTCGGCGCGTCGGGCATGAATGCGCAATTGAAATATGCCGACAAGCGTTCATCGATTTGCGCCGTCATCCAAGGCTCGAACGAGCGCGAGAAGGGCGAGGTCTCGATCCGCGATCTTGTGCTCGGCGCCGAGCTCGCCGCTTCGACCAAGGACCGCGCGGATTATCTCGAGCTCCGCGCCAAGGCGCAATTCACGGTGACGGAGGAGAGACTCGTTGAGGCCGTGCAAGAGGTGCTGGCGCGTCATAAGCTTGCTTGAAAAAGCAAAACCCTCGTGCTTCGAGGCGAGGCCCTTTGGGCCTCTCCTCAGCATGAGGGTTTGAGGGTCGAGCACACAGCTGCCCTCACCCTGAGGTGCGAGCAATAGGGTGTTGCGAAGCGACGCCCGTCGCAAGCAACACGCTTGGCGAGCCTCGAAGGGCGAGGGGCGGCTACGCGCCCTTCGCTTCCATCAGTGCCGCGAAGCGCGCAAAGAGATAATGGCTATCGCGCGGGCCGGGCGAAGCCTCCGGATGATATTGCACGGCGAAGGCCGGGCGATCCGTCAGCTCGAAGCCGCAATTCGATCCGTCGAAAAGCGAGCGATGGGTTTCCTTTGCGTTCGACGGCAGGCTCGCGGGATCGACCGCGAAACCATGGTTCATCGACACGATCTCGACCTTGCCGGTGGTGAAATCCATCACTGGATGATTGGCGCCATGATGGCCTTGATGCATTTTCATGGTCTTCGCGCCGACGGCGAGCGCCAGCATCTGATGGCCGAGGCAAATGCCGAAGGTCGGAATTTTTTGCGCGATCAGCGCTTGGATCACCGGCACGGCATAAGCGCCGGTCGCGGCAGGATCGCCAGGTCCGTTCGAGAGAAAAACGCCGTCCGGCTTCAGGGCCAGAATCTCTTCAGCCGAGGTCGTCGCGGGCACGACGGTCACGGCGCAGCCGACATCTGCGAGCAGCCGCAAAATATTGCTCTTGATGCCGTAATCGACCGCGACGACGCGAAATTTGTTGTGGCCGCTCTGTCCATAGCCGATCTCAGGCAGCCAGGTGGTGCCTTCCCATTCGCGCCGTTCGGGGGCCGAGGCCTCGGGCACCAGATCCATCCCGACGAGGCCGGGCCATCCGGCGGCTTTGGCCTTCAAACCTTCAAGATCGAAGGCGCCATCGGGCGAATGCGCGATGACGGCATTGGGCATGCCTTTCTCGCGAATGAAGGCGGTGAGCGCGCGCGTATCGATGCCGGAAAGCCCGATGATGCCGCGCCGCTTCAGCCAATCGTTGAAATGCTCGCGCGAGCGATGATTGGACGGCCCTGTGACCGGCGCATGGACGATGACGCCACAGGCGCCGGACGATACAAGACCTTCGACATCTTCCTCATTGGCGCCGACATTGCCGATGTGCGGAAAGGTGAAGGTGACGATTTGGCCGGTATAGGACGGGTCTGTCAGGATTTCCTGATAGCCGGTCATTGCGGTGTTGAAACAGACCTCGCCGACCGCTTCGCCGATAAAGCCGAAACCCATGCCTTCGATCACGGTCCCATCGGCGAGAATCAAAAGCGCGGTGGCAATCGGGTCGGCCCAGCCGTCGTCTGCCGCCGCCATCGTTTGGTCGTCCGTCATTCCGATCCTTCTGCTGAGGTGCTGAGGGACTCTGAACCCTGCGCCAGTCTACTTAAGGAGAAAGCCGCTCAAACGCCAGAGGTCGAGCCGATTTCGCGAAAGCTTGACGCGATTTTTCCCGCCAACCGTGGTTCAAAGCGGCGATAAGCGGGCGGGGGTGCTCCGAGAGGGTTAAAATATGAGTTTGGCGCCGGCTGCGCTACGGACATTCGCTTTCGCGGCGGGCGTATCGGTTGCCAATTTCTATTATGTGCAGCCGCTCCTCGTCGATATCGGCAAAAGCTTCGGCCTCAATGAAGCCGTCATGGGCCTCGTGCCGACTTTGACGCAGTTCGGCCTTGGATTGGGCGTGCTTTTGCTGCTGCCCCTGGGCGATGTGATCGACAACCGGCGCCTTGTCTCTTGCGCCATCGCCTTGCAGGCTGTGGCTCTCCTCGTGATGGCCACGGCGTCGAACCTCATCCTTTTTTTCGGCGCCGCCATGGTGATGGGGTTTACCGGCATCACCTCTTATCTGCTGGCGCCTTATGTCGCGCATCTCGCGCCTGCCGCCGAGCGCGGCCGCGTCATCGGGCTTCTGGCGCGCGGCGGGATCATCGGCATTCTTCTGGCGCGCACGGTCAGCGGCCTCATCGGCTTTTACATCGGCTGGCGTTCCGTCTATCTCCTCGCGGCGCTGGCGATGCTGGCGCTGCTTTGGCTGTTGCGCCGCTATATGGTGCCGCTCGCGCGCCCGACGACGACGCCCTATCACCATCTGCTTCTGTCTTTGGTCAAGCTCGTCCGCAACGAGCCGGCGGTGCGACGGACGGTCTTTACACAGGCGCTGAACTTCGGATCTTTCAATAGTTTATGGCTTGGTCTCAGCCTCTATCTCGAAAGTCCGGCTTTCGGTCTCCATAGCGACAGCGTCGGCATGTTCGGCCTTTTGGGCGCGGCGGCGGCGCTTGCCGCACCGCTCGCCGGACGGTTCGTCGACCGCAAAGGCCCGCAGGTGACCTTGCGCTTCGCGCTGGCGCTGACGGTCATCGCATGGGTGGTCATGGCGCTTCTGCCGAACATGATCGGGATCGTCGCCGGGATCATTCTCGTCGATCTCGGCGCCACGGCGAGTGATGTCTCGAACCGGACGATCCTGTTTCGCTTGCATCCCGATATCCGGACGCGGCTCATGGCTGTCTATAGTATAGGCATGTTCTTCAGCGGTGGAATCCTGTCGTTGCTGACGACCATTCTCTGGGCCCACTCCGGATGGCTCGGGGTCTGCCTGCTCGGCCTTGCGGCAACAAGTCTCGCCTTTCTCGCCAATCTGCGCGCGCCCAGCGCGCCGCATGATGGCTATGGCGATTAAAAATCGTGCAGATGGCCGGATTCCTGGCTATCTCCTAATCCATATGTGCTTGTGGCTTGTACCGAAACCACTGAGTTTGATACATTCCAACCTAGCACGGGGCTATTTGTCGCAAATCCCCTTCCATGAAGCATTTCGGACCTTCGGTCTCGCACCGAACGGTCTCTCTTTGAAAACGGGCATCATAAATGGCGCATAAGCTTCAACTCGGAATGGGCTTCACATTTGAGCAGCTCTATAAGGTCGACGGACTGGCCGCGATCGATCAGGCGTTCATCGCCTATCTGGCCGAAGCTGATGCAGCCCTGCACAATCGTCTCGTGACCGGACGTGCCGATCCGTCGGCGCTCGAGCACAAAGAAGAATCCGCGCTGATCGTCGATGCGGCGCCGCATGTCGAGGATTTCATCGGGCGTCTCTTTGGAATCTCCGGCGAGATTTCGGCGATGCAGGCGCGCCACAATGAGCTGGCTGCGATCTATACGGTGAAGCGGCTCTTCGTGCAGCGCCGCGCGATCAAGGGCGTCTCGGCCGAAGAGGCCGAGGAAATCGATGGGGCCGTGGTCACGGCGGAACTCGAAAAACTGTTCGGCGAGCCGATCACCGAATTGAGCTACGCCAAGCATGTCCAGAACTGGCTCGACAATGACGGCGACGAAGCCGCGCTCGACCTCGCGGCGCGCTATGCCGCCTGGGCGACGCTCTCGCAGGCCGGCAAGGCTTCGCATAAATCCTGGGTCCTCTTCCGCGTGCCGCATAAGCTCGACGCGTCGCATCTCGTTCCGATCGAGACGGAGGTCATCGACGGCGTCGCGCAGGCGCGTCTGCCGAAGGATCGCTGGCGCCATCGCGAAGGCTTCGCGCTGACCGATCACGGCATGGATATGCGCGGCGCGCTCGATCAGGCGAACTACTGCATCTGGTGCCATCCGCAGGGCAAGGATAGCTGCTCCACCGGCTTGAAGGATAAGGAGACGGGCGCGTTCAAGGGCAGCGCCTTCGGCGTGCCGCTTAACGGATGTCCGCTCGAAGAAAAAATCTCCGAGATGAATCTGACGAAGACGCGCGGCTTCGTGGTCGGCGCGATTGCGATCGCCACCGTCGATAATCCGATGTGCGCCGGCACCGGCCACCGCATCTGCAACGATTGCATGAAGTCCTGCATCTATCAAAAGCAGGAGCCGGTCGATATTCCGCAGATCGAGACCGAGACGCTGAAGGATCTTCTGTCCCTGCCTTGGGGCTTCGAGATCTATTCGCTTTTCACCCGCTGGAGCCCGCTCAATCTGCGCCGCCCGGTGCCGAAGGTTTCAACCGGCTATAAGGTGCTCGTCGTCGGGCTCGGGCCGGCGGGCTATACGCTCTCGCATCATCTGATGAACGACGGTCATACCGTCATCGCGGTCGACGGATTGAAGATTGAACCGCTCGATCCGGCTTTGTCGGGCGTCGACAAATACGGCAGCCGCGTCCCGTTCGAGCCCGTCTTTGACGTCAAGAGCCTGATCGAACCTTTGGAGAGCCGCACCAGCGCCGGCTTCGGCGGCGTCGCGGAATATGGCATCACGGTCCGCTGGGACAAAAACTTCCTGAAGATGATCCGGCTGCTGCTGGAACGCCGCAGCCAGTTCACCATGATCGGCGGTGTTCGCTTCGGCGGCACGATCGGCATCGACAAGGCTTTCGAGCTTGGCTTCGATCATATCGCGCTTTGCGCGGGCGCGGGACGCCCGACCGTCATTCCGATGAAGAACGGCTTGGCGCCCGGCGTGCGTCAGGCCTCGGACTTCCTGATGGCGCTGCAATTGACCGGAGCCGCCAAAGCTGACTCGATTGCGAATTTGCAGATCCGCCTGCCCGTCGTGGTGATCGGTGGCGGCCTCACCGCGATCGACGCAGCGACGGAGGCGCTCGCCTATTATCCCGTGCAGGTCGAGAAATTCGTCACCCGCTACGAGACGCTCATCGCCGAACATGGCGAGGCAGGGGTGCGCGGAATCTGGACGCCGCACGAGCAGGAAGTCGCCGACGAATTCATCGCCCATGCGAAGGCCATCCGTGACGAGCGCAAGCTCGCACATGCGGCCGGACTGAAGCCGCGCATCGCCGATCTGCTGGACCAATGGGGCGGCGTGGTGATCGCTTATCGCCGCCGTCTGATCGATGCGCCGAGCTATACGCTGAACCACGAAGAAGTGGCCCTGGCGATGCAGGAAGGCATTCGCTTCGCCGAAGGCCTGACGCCTGAAGAGGTCAAGGTTGATCATTATGGTGTCGCTGAGGCATTGGTCGTCTCGCGTCATTCGAAGGACGCGGCGACCGGCGAGGCCGTCGTCGAGAAACTGACGCTGCCCGCGCGCTCCGTCATCGTGGCGGCGGGCACTCAGCCGAACACGGTGCTCGGCCGCGAAGATCCGCTCAACGTCGTGCTCGATGGCCGTTACTTCCAGGCCTATGGCGAGGATGGCACGCCGGTCCATCCGGAAAAATCCTGCAAGCCGAACACGGTCCATGTGCTGATGAGCGCGCGGCCGGATGGACGATCCGTCAGCTTCTTCGGCGATCTGCATCCGAGCTTCGCCGGCAATGTCGTGAAGGCAATGGCGAGCGCGAAACTCGGCTATCCCGTCGTCAGCCGGCAGATGGCGGCGACTGCGCATACGCCCGTGACGCCGGAGGCTCTCGCCGCGACGATGAACGAGGGGCTGCGCGCCACCGTGCGCTCGGTCGAGCGGCTGACTCCGACCATTGTCGAAGTTACCGTCCATGCGCCCTTCGCAGCGCGGGCTTTCATGCCCGGCCAATTCTATCGCTTGCAGAATTTCGAGGCTTTGGCGCCGCGCGCCGACGGCACGACCTTGATGATGGAAGGCTTGGCGCTCACCGGCGCATCCGTCGACAAATATCAGGGCCTGCTCTCGACGATCGTGCTGGAAATGGGCGGCTCGTCGGATCTCTGCGCGCATCTGCAGCCGGGCGAACCCGTCATCTTGATGGGGCCGACCGGCGAGCCGACCGAAACGCCGCATGAAGAAACCGTGCTGCTCGTCGGCGGCGGTCTCGGCAATGCGGTCTTGTTCTCGATCGGGCAGGCGCTGCGCGCCAGCGGTTCGAAAGTGATCTATATCGCAGGCTATAAGCGGCTGATCGACCGCTACAAGATCGAGGAAATCGAGCGCGCCGCCGATGTCATCGTCTGGTGCTCGGACGAAGCGCCCGGGTTCAAGCCGACACGGCCGCAGGATATGTCCACGGTCTGCAATATCGTGGAAGCGATCGAGGCCTATGGATCGGGCAAGCTCGGTAAGCCGTCGATCCCCCTCGATCAGGTCGATCGCATCATCGCCATCGGCTCGGACGGCATGATGAATGCCGTCGCGAAGGCGCGGCACGGCGTCTTGAAGCCTCTGTTGAAGCCGTCGCATTGCGCCATCGGATCGATCAACTCGCCGATGCAATGCGCGATGAAGGAAATCTGCGGTCAATGCCTGCAGCTTCACAGAGATCCGGAAACGGGCGCCGAGACGGTGGTCTTCTCCTGCTTCAACCAGGATCAGCCGCTGGACAAGGTCGATTTCGCCAGCCTGCGCCAGCGCCTCTCGCAAAACGGCGTGCAAGAGAAGCTGACCAAGATGTGGATCGACCGGTCGCTGCGCCAATTGGGCTGGCGCGCCGTCGCGGCGGAGTGACAACAGGAGTTTTTCCGAGACTCGATTGTCATTGCCAGCGTAGCGAAGCAATCCAGGGCAACCGCTTAAGCAAGCGGCCTGGATTGCTTCGTCGCTTCGCTCCTCGCAATGACGGGAGGGCCGGGGCCTGCCCAGCACAACCATTCTTAAAATAAGAACGGTTCGTGCAGTATAATGAATTGGATTGATTGATCGCTCAGAACCACATTCGGCTCAATGATTTAAGGAGCCGACTCAGTGCACGCGATCGTCCCGCAAGAAACCCATCAAACGCCATTAACGTCGCAGGCGGCCGGTCATAACTCTGCCGCACGCAAAGCCTCCGTTTGGGGCCTTGTGCCGGGGATATTTCTCACAGCGTCGATCGCGGCGGCCTCTTTCGCGCTGCGCCAAGTGCCGGGCGTTGCGACCTTCAGCCCGATGATATTGGCGATCGTCATGGGCATCGCCTTTCATAATCTCATCGGCACGCCGGTGCGGGCCAAAGCCGGCGTGATGTTCTCGCTGCGCAAGATCCTGCGGCTCGCGATCATTCTGCTCGGTCTGCAATTGACGGCGGCGCAAGTGATCGAGGTCGGCGCGACGGGAATCGCCGTCATCGCGCTGACGCTCGTCAGTACCTTTGTTTTCACCAAATGGCTCGGTCATATGCTCGGCGTCGATCGCAAGCTCGCCGAGCTGATCGCGGCGGGCACGTCGATCTGCGGCGCCTCGGCGGTGATCGCGACCAATACCGTCACGCGTGCGCATGACGAGGATGTCGCTTATGCGGTTGCCTGCGTCACCGTGTTCGGCTCGATCGCCATGTTCGTCTATCCTCTCTTGCCGGGGCTTCTGCATTTGACGCCGCATGCCTTCGGGCTTTGGGCTGGTGCGTCGATCCATGAGATCGCGCAGGTCGTGGCGGCGGCCTATCAGGATGGCCAGCAGGCAGGTGATTTCGGCACCATCGCCAAACTCTCGCGCGTCGCGATGCTGGCGCCAGTCGTGATCGCGCTTGGCCTCATGGCAAGCGCCCGGAAGGACAGCCATGGCCATGCGCCGGCAAAAGCACCCATGCCCTGGTTCGTGCTCGGCTTCGTTGCGCTCGTCGGATTGAACAGCGTCATCACCGTGCCAGCCGGTCTCCAATCAGGACTCGTTCTGCTGACGACCTTCCTGCTTTCCATGGCGCTCGCGGCTATGGGCCTTGAAACCGATATCCGCAAGCTCAAGGCTAAAGGGTTGCGGCCTTTGATCCTTGGCTCCGCCGCCTTTGCCTTCATCGCCTGTTTCAGCCTGATGCTGGTGGAGATGACGCAATAAACCCCATACGGCTGTGTCTTTCATCCACGCAGATCATGCAGCGCGGCGAAGGCTTTGAACAGAACGCGGGGATTGAATTCCCCCTTATAGACCGGTGGTGGCGTGGTCGGGAGATCGAGCAGTTCGCAGACTGCCGCCTGCGCCGTTCGGATCGAATATTCGACCGTGAACACCACATCGTCAGGCACTTCGACGAATTGCCCGGCGAAGCCGAGATTGCGCCAGCCGGATGGCACGACTGACGGACGATCGCCCTTGGCACGCCGCAGAAACTGGCTGGTGATGAAGGGCATCATGCAGGGAATGGTGATCGTGGTGTCGAGGATGCGCTTCGCCTCGACCTCGATCCGCAGATGGCCCAAAACTTCGGTCATGATCTCATCGCCCGAACATTGCGCCATCGGCTTCTTGACGAAATTGCCGGGCCTGTCGACATAAAGGCCATAACCCCAGAAGACATTCACATCCGCGGGCTGGCCGATGAAATGCGGCTGATACGGCAAGACGATCGACATCAGCCAGTTCGAATCGGCGAATGTGACGAGGCCGCCTTCGCCCGGAACATTGCCGGTGAAATCCCGCATCAGATTGAAGAAAGCCGGATCGCGCTGCGTCGAAGTGAAAGAGATCCATTTCGACTCTTCGATATGGTCGGTAAAGGCGGATGGCTCGCCGAATTCCGGCCGGCCTAACGCGATCCTCTCCCACAAGGCCCAAGCGCCGCCGTCACGTTTGCCTCTGAGCTCCGGGGCGCGAGAAGAGCTACCGAGGCTGGATGCTTCCGTCATCGAGCCGAGCGTGACGATCACGATATCGTCGGCCCCTAAAACGATCTCCTCGGTCATATTGCCTTGTTGGAGGAAGATGCGCTCGACGGTCTTGCTGGCGCTTTCTTCGTTGAACATGAGATCGGTGACCCTGGCATTCATGACGAATACGACACCGCGCTCGTCGAGCCAGGCCTTCAGCGGCCGGACCAGCGAGTCATATTGATTATAGACCGTGCGCATGATGCCTTTGAGCTGGTTGAAGCCGTCGACCATATGCACGAAGCGGACGAGATAGCGCTTGAACTCGACCGCGCTATGCCAGGGCTGGAAGGCAAAGGTCGTGCACCACATGAGCCAGAAATTCGTCTCGAAGAAAGAGGCGTCGAATTGATCCTCGATGCTGCTGGTGCCGAGCAATGCTTCGGGCTCTATCGCCAGACGTTCGAGGGTCAGAATATGCCGCTCGCTCAAGCCGAACTCGGGCGTGTCGATCTTCCGTCCCGCGCGCACGAGCCGCGATTTCGATCCGGTCTTGATGATCTCGTTCCATTCGAGAATTTCCTGCGTCACGGTCTGCTTTTTGTCGAGCGTCGGGATGTCCGAGAAGAGACCGAAGGTGCAGCGGTATTCGCGTTCGAACATACGCCCGCCGCGCAAGACATATCCCGTCTCGGGCGAGCCGGCGCCGTCGAGACTGCCGCCGATCCGGTCGAGCTCTTCGAAGATCGTGATGTTCTGGCCCAGCACATGGCCGTCGCGGATCAGAAATGCCGCGGCCGCCAGCGAGGCTATGCCGCCGCCGACGAGATAGGCTTTGGTTTCGCTGCGATCGGGCTTCGCGCTGCCTTGGTGATTTGCCATAGCCTGCTCCTGCGTCGGGTTGTTGCGCGAGGACGCGGACCCTAAGCTTCTCAAGTCGGGCGGCGTTGATCCGTATCAAGGAGCCGCAACGTTGATGTTCGAGCCCGCAAGGTCCAGTCTGGACGGTCAAGGTAAGGATATGACGGAAAAGCGATGACCCTGGAACAGCTCCGGATCTTCGTGGCGGTGGCCGAGCGCGAGCACGTGACCAAGGCCGCGGGCGATCTCAATTTGACGCAATCGGCCGTAAGCGCGGCGGTTTCGGCGCTTGAAAATCGCTATGCGACCAAGCTTTTCGACCGGGTGGGGCGGCGCATCGAATTGACCGAGGCCGGGCGCACCTTCCTTTCCGAGGCGCGGGCCGTGCTTGCCAGGGCACGCGCGGCGGAGACGGTGCTGGCGGATCTTGCCGGCCTCAAACGTGGATCGCTGACTCTCGCCGCGAGCCAGACTGTCGCGAATTATTGGCTGCCCGCGCTGATGCATCGCTATCGCGGGATCTATCCCGGGATCGAGCTGCGTCTGATCATCGGCAATACGGAAGCCGTCGCGTCCATGGTGCATGATGGTCTTGCCGATCTCGGCTTCGTGGAAGGCGCGATCGACGACCCCGTTCTCGCAATCAAGCCGGTCGGCGATGATGAATTGGTTCTCGTCGTTGCTCCCGGCTATTGGCAAGAGAAAAAAGCGGCGGTGTCATCGGCGGAGCTCAAAGCCTTGGCCTGGGTGGTGCGCGAGCAGGGCTCGGGGACCCGCGCGATTTTCGAGGCGGCGATGACGGACCTCGGTTTGCGCCTCGCGGATCTCAATATCGTTCTTGAAATGCCGTCGAACGAGGCCGTGCGCACCGCCGTCGAAGACGGCGCGGGCGCCGCAATCCTCTCGAAACTGGTCGTCGGATCTTCGCTCAAATCGGGGGCGCTTGTCGCGCTCGACCTTGCCTTGCCGAAGCGGCAATTCCTGGCGCTGCGGCACAAGGAACGCTATCTGACCAAGGCCGAGCAGGAACTCTATCGCCTCGTCGATGAAGCCTCCGGCTTCCCGTCAGGCACTCAAAAAAGCCGATGAAGCATCAGCTGTGTTTTGTCTTCAACGGAATGGGCAAGACGTTCCCGCTGTCGTTCTTGATGCTGAACCGATGAGTGCCGTCTTGATCGCGTTCGACGACGTAAGAGAGCCGTTCGACGATATTATTGGCTTGATCGAAGGTCAGGATCTTC
The Methyloferula stellata AR4 DNA segment above includes these coding regions:
- a CDS encoding MFS transporter, whose amino-acid sequence is MSLAPAALRTFAFAAGVSVANFYYVQPLLVDIGKSFGLNEAVMGLVPTLTQFGLGLGVLLLLPLGDVIDNRRLVSCAIALQAVALLVMATASNLILFFGAAMVMGFTGITSYLLAPYVAHLAPAAERGRVIGLLARGGIIGILLARTVSGLIGFYIGWRSVYLLAALAMLALLWLLRRYMVPLARPTTTPYHHLLLSLVKLVRNEPAVRRTVFTQALNFGSFNSLWLGLSLYLESPAFGLHSDSVGMFGLLGAAAALAAPLAGRFVDRKGPQVTLRFALALTVIAWVVMALLPNMIGIVAGIILVDLGATASDVSNRTILFRLHPDIRTRLMAVYSIGMFFSGGILSLLTTILWAHSGWLGVCLLGLAATSLAFLANLRAPSAPHDGYGD
- the carA gene encoding glutamine-hydrolyzing carbamoyl-phosphate synthase small subunit, encoding MTDDQTMAAADDGWADPIATALLILADGTVIEGMGFGFIGEAVGEVCFNTAMTGYQEILTDPSYTGQIVTFTFPHIGNVGANEEDVEGLVSSGACGVIVHAPVTGPSNHRSREHFNDWLKRRGIIGLSGIDTRALTAFIREKGMPNAVIAHSPDGAFDLEGLKAKAAGWPGLVGMDLVPEASAPERREWEGTTWLPEIGYGQSGHNKFRVVAVDYGIKSNILRLLADVGCAVTVVPATTSAEEILALKPDGVFLSNGPGDPAATGAYAVPVIQALIAQKIPTFGICLGHQMLALAVGAKTMKMHQGHHGANHPVMDFTTGKVEIVSMNHGFAVDPASLPSNAKETHRSLFDGSNCGFELTDRPAFAVQYHPEASPGPRDSHYLFARFAALMEAKGA
- a CDS encoding FAD-dependent oxidoreductase, whose product is MAHKLQLGMGFTFEQLYKVDGLAAIDQAFIAYLAEADAALHNRLVTGRADPSALEHKEESALIVDAAPHVEDFIGRLFGISGEISAMQARHNELAAIYTVKRLFVQRRAIKGVSAEEAEEIDGAVVTAELEKLFGEPITELSYAKHVQNWLDNDGDEAALDLAARYAAWATLSQAGKASHKSWVLFRVPHKLDASHLVPIETEVIDGVAQARLPKDRWRHREGFALTDHGMDMRGALDQANYCIWCHPQGKDSCSTGLKDKETGAFKGSAFGVPLNGCPLEEKISEMNLTKTRGFVVGAIAIATVDNPMCAGTGHRICNDCMKSCIYQKQEPVDIPQIETETLKDLLSLPWGFEIYSLFTRWSPLNLRRPVPKVSTGYKVLVVGLGPAGYTLSHHLMNDGHTVIAVDGLKIEPLDPALSGVDKYGSRVPFEPVFDVKSLIEPLESRTSAGFGGVAEYGITVRWDKNFLKMIRLLLERRSQFTMIGGVRFGGTIGIDKAFELGFDHIALCAGAGRPTVIPMKNGLAPGVRQASDFLMALQLTGAAKADSIANLQIRLPVVVIGGGLTAIDAATEALAYYPVQVEKFVTRYETLIAEHGEAGVRGIWTPHEQEVADEFIAHAKAIRDERKLAHAAGLKPRIADLLDQWGGVVIAYRRRLIDAPSYTLNHEEVALAMQEGIRFAEGLTPEEVKVDHYGVAEALVVSRHSKDAATGEAVVEKLTLPARSVIVAAGTQPNTVLGREDPLNVVLDGRYFQAYGEDGTPVHPEKSCKPNTVHVLMSARPDGRSVSFFGDLHPSFAGNVVKAMASAKLGYPVVSRQMAATAHTPVTPEALAATMNEGLRATVRSVERLTPTIVEVTVHAPFAARAFMPGQFYRLQNFEALAPRADGTTLMMEGLALTGASVDKYQGLLSTIVLEMGGSSDLCAHLQPGEPVILMGPTGEPTETPHEETVLLVGGGLGNAVLFSIGQALRASGSKVIYIAGYKRLIDRYKIEEIERAADVIVWCSDEAPGFKPTRPQDMSTVCNIVEAIEAYGSGKLGKPSIPLDQVDRIIAIGSDGMMNAVAKARHGVLKPLLKPSHCAIGSINSPMQCAMKEICGQCLQLHRDPETGAETVVFSCFNQDQPLDKVDFASLRQRLSQNGVQEKLTKMWIDRSLRQLGWRAVAAE
- a CDS encoding YeiH family protein — its product is MHAIVPQETHQTPLTSQAAGHNSAARKASVWGLVPGIFLTASIAAASFALRQVPGVATFSPMILAIVMGIAFHNLIGTPVRAKAGVMFSLRKILRLAIILLGLQLTAAQVIEVGATGIAVIALTLVSTFVFTKWLGHMLGVDRKLAELIAAGTSICGASAVIATNTVTRAHDEDVAYAVACVTVFGSIAMFVYPLLPGLLHLTPHAFGLWAGASIHEIAQVVAAAYQDGQQAGDFGTIAKLSRVAMLAPVVIALGLMASARKDSHGHAPAKAPMPWFVLGFVALVGLNSVITVPAGLQSGLVLLTTFLLSMALAAMGLETDIRKLKAKGLRPLILGSAAFAFIACFSLMLVEMTQ
- the hisS gene encoding histidine--tRNA ligase: MTEQKKINPRASAKLPRGLADRGPAELAATQKMLNVIKASYELYGFEAVETPFIEYTEALGKFLPDQDRPNEGVFSFKDDDEQWLSLRYDLTAPLARYVAENFDKLPKPYRSYRAGYVFRNEKPGPGRFRQFMQFDADTVGAGSVAADAEICMMAADTLEKLGIKRGDYVIKVNNRKVLDGVLESIGLGGEENAGRRLTVLRAIDKFDKFGVEGVRLLLGTGRKDESGDFTKGAGLNGEQIEGVLTMMESPSEVESIAADKIPEGEIKDYIVFNRWKDGAVFYAKPDHRRTLKTLREKFGDNAICAQGIDELEAIIDLTKASGFGEGQIMVDPSVVRGLEYYTGPVFEAELTFEVQGEDGKPIRFGSVGGGGRYDGLVGRFRGENVPATGFSIGVSRLFAALRAINSPIVTSEAATGPVIVLVLDQPEIARYQGFVSKLRAAGIRSELYLGASGMNAQLKYADKRSSICAVIQGSNEREKGEVSIRDLVLGAELAASTKDRADYLELRAKAQFTVTEERLVEAVQEVLARHKLA